A stretch of Dermochelys coriacea isolate rDerCor1 chromosome 6, rDerCor1.pri.v4, whole genome shotgun sequence DNA encodes these proteins:
- the LOC119857223 gene encoding olfactory receptor 1009-like, whose translation MASDCYVAICNPLLYKVTMSRQLCKELVAGVYAVGMVDSMIHTCCTFRLSFCSSNIVNHFFCDVLPLLALSCSETRINEIVLFAFMCYITVSSFVTVLLSYAYIISAILQILSVEGQRKAFSTCTFHLTSVVLSFCTLFFTYLRPTSSYSMDRDKVTSVFYTLVIPMLTPSSTA comes from the coding sequence ATGGCGTCTGATTGTTACGTGGCCATCTGTAACCCGCTGCTTTATAAGGTCACCATGTCTAGGCAGCTTTGTAAAGAGCTGGTGGCTGGGGTGTATGCTGTGGGGATGGTGGATTCAATGATACACACGTGTTGTACATTTCGGCTCTCATTCTGCAGCTCCAACATCGTGAATCATTTCTTCTGTGACGTCCTCCCACTGTTGGCGCTGTCCTGTTCTGAAACCCGCATCAATGAGATTGTGCTATTTGCTTTCATGTGCTACATTACAGTGAGCAGCTTTGTGACTGTCCTCCTCTCCTATGCCTATATCATCTCCGCCATCCTACAGATCCTCTCAGTCGAGGGCCAGCGcaaagccttctccacctgcacTTTCCACTTGACCTCTGTGGTCCTGTCTTTTTGCACTCTCTTCTTCACGTATTTACGTCCCACCTCCAGCTATTCCATGGACAGAGACAAAGTGACCTCAGTGTTTTACACTCTGGTGATCCCCATGTTGaccccctcatctacagcctga